A window of the Lysinibacillus irui genome harbors these coding sequences:
- a CDS encoding amino acid ABC transporter ATP-binding protein, which produces MIKIEDLHKSYGQNEVLKGISTEIKEKEVIAIIGPSGSGKSTFLRCLNLLETPTSGKVTIAGDVLTDKGTNIMKIREEVGMVFQHFHLFPHKTVLENLTYAPINVKGMDKAAAVKMAEELLKKVGLFEKRHEYPNRLSGGQKQRVAIARALAMDPKVILFDEPTSALDPEMVKEVLDVMKSLADTGMTMLIVTHEMGFAREVADRILFLDGGKLIEDASPEQFFTAPSTQRAKDFLEKVL; this is translated from the coding sequence GTGATTAAAATTGAGGATTTACACAAATCGTATGGACAGAATGAAGTATTAAAAGGTATTTCAACTGAAATTAAGGAAAAAGAAGTAATTGCGATTATTGGACCTTCTGGATCAGGTAAATCGACCTTTCTTCGCTGCTTAAACTTGTTGGAAACTCCTACAAGTGGAAAGGTAACGATTGCAGGTGATGTCCTTACAGATAAAGGGACAAATATTATGAAAATACGGGAAGAAGTAGGGATGGTATTTCAGCATTTTCATCTTTTCCCTCATAAAACAGTGCTCGAAAATTTAACGTATGCTCCAATCAATGTTAAAGGAATGGACAAGGCTGCTGCAGTGAAAATGGCTGAGGAGTTACTAAAAAAAGTTGGTCTTTTTGAGAAGCGTCACGAATATCCAAATCGCTTATCTGGGGGACAAAAGCAACGTGTTGCTATTGCACGTGCACTAGCGATGGACCCTAAAGTCATATTATTTGATGAGCCTACATCAGCGCTTGACCCAGAAATGGTTAAAGAGGTATTGGATGTTATGAAAAGTCTTGCAGATACTGGTATGACCATGCTCATTGTGACGCATGAAATGGGCTTTGCTCGTGAGGTTGCTGATCGTATTCTCTTCCTTGATGGCGGCAAGCTTATTGAGGACGCATCACCCGAACAGTTTTTCACAGCCCCATCAACACAGCGTGCGAAGGATTTCTTAGAGAAGGTTTTATAA
- a CDS encoding metallophosphoesterase encodes MKKLLYGIFFVVFIVIFLYVNNHWLVVSKHVFESEKVPASFDGLRIVQVSDLHDALFGDNQKKLIAKVKATNPDYIFITGDVIDSNRYDLEQSLQAVKGLVAITDVYYVLGNHEVATNKVNEIYEALSSLGVHIMANESTVLERDGERLAIVGIEDPLMGRPTEDMLDIATAYLPDDMFKLLLAHRPEVFHTYVNYHIDLVFSGHAHGGQVRIPGLGGLVAPGQGLFPKYTAGVYEAASTKMVVSRGLGNSSVPYRILNLPEIIVMDLKKK; translated from the coding sequence TTGAAAAAATTATTATATGGTATTTTCTTTGTCGTTTTTATAGTCATTTTTTTGTACGTAAACAATCACTGGCTCGTTGTAAGTAAGCATGTGTTCGAATCGGAAAAAGTGCCTGCTAGCTTTGATGGGCTACGCATAGTACAAGTATCAGATTTACACGATGCCCTCTTTGGCGACAACCAAAAAAAATTGATTGCTAAGGTTAAGGCTACGAATCCTGACTATATTTTTATTACGGGTGATGTTATTGATAGCAATCGCTATGATTTAGAACAAAGCCTTCAGGCAGTGAAAGGACTAGTTGCAATAACGGATGTTTATTATGTACTGGGAAATCATGAAGTAGCGACGAATAAGGTGAATGAAATTTATGAGGCGCTGTCATCGTTAGGGGTACATATAATGGCCAATGAATCGACTGTTTTAGAGCGCGACGGGGAGCGTTTGGCGATTGTTGGAATTGAGGATCCGTTAATGGGTAGACCAACAGAAGACATGCTGGACATTGCAACAGCTTATTTACCAGATGACATGTTTAAGCTGTTACTAGCGCATCGACCAGAAGTATTTCATACGTATGTAAATTATCACATAGATTTAGTCTTTTCGGGACATGCGCATGGTGGGCAAGTTCGTATTCCTGGGCTTGGTGGTCTAGTTGCACCAGGTCAGGGGCTGTTTCCAAAATATACGGCTGGTGTCTACGAAGCTGCATCCACTAAGATGGTAGTTAGCCGTGGATTAGGCAATAGCTCTGTACCCTATCGCATTTTGAATCTTCCAGAAATTATTGTGATGGATTTAAAGAAAAAATAA
- the tatC gene encoding twin-arginine translocase subunit TatC, with product MDPYEDGKRKYLSPLDKPETEPPPPVEALVEMPTVVVEEQEHVADEPLIPVNSIFEHLSELRKQIIKGLTVFILFFIVVFSTINIWFPFVTRGHSLIILGPLEVVKFYMTISTTLAFGLSMPFLVHFLWSFIKPGLKEEESRFLGLYAPIMLVLFLLGIAFGYFVVNPLSYSFLVSIGATNFDVMVSASEYMHFLIMTTVPLGLLFELPIVALFLSAIGVLTAESMKKIRGWSYIAMGVGSAVITPPDFISQLLVLIPMIILYEISIYLVKRIERKQIESTA from the coding sequence ATGGATCCATATGAAGATGGAAAAAGAAAATATTTAAGCCCTCTCGATAAACCAGAAACTGAGCCTCCCCCACCAGTGGAGGCTTTAGTTGAAATGCCAACGGTAGTAGTTGAGGAGCAGGAGCATGTAGCAGATGAACCACTTATACCTGTTAATTCCATATTTGAACACCTTTCTGAGCTACGTAAGCAAATTATAAAAGGGTTAACCGTATTTATTTTATTTTTTATTGTTGTTTTCTCTACTATCAATATTTGGTTTCCCTTTGTAACTCGAGGCCATTCTCTCATTATATTAGGACCCCTTGAGGTCGTTAAATTTTATATGACTATTTCGACTACTTTAGCATTTGGTCTTTCTATGCCTTTTCTCGTTCATTTTTTGTGGAGTTTTATAAAACCAGGGTTAAAGGAAGAGGAAAGCCGCTTTCTAGGTCTCTATGCACCAATTATGCTAGTCCTTTTTTTATTAGGAATAGCTTTCGGTTACTTTGTTGTAAACCCGCTAAGTTACTCGTTTTTAGTGAGCATAGGAGCAACTAATTTCGATGTCATGGTATCAGCGAGTGAATATATGCATTTTTTAATCATGACCACAGTACCACTTGGCTTATTATTTGAGTTACCGATTGTCGCCCTTTTCTTATCAGCCATTGGTGTACTAACTGCTGAATCCATGAAAAAAATAAGAGGTTGGTCTTACATCGCAATGGGCGTAGGTTCTGCTGTTATCACGCCACCTGATTTCATTAGTCAGCTCCTTGTGTTAATACCGATGATTATTTTGTATGAAATAAGCATATACCTTGTCAAACGTATAGAACGTAAACAAATTGAAAGCACTGCGTAA
- the tatA gene encoding twin-arginine translocase TatA/TatE family subunit, with amino-acid sequence MGGLGAIGVPGLIIILVIVLIVFGPKKLPEIGGAVGKTFAEFKKSTKGLIDDDDDSVKKVEKKSDAS; translated from the coding sequence ATGGGAGGTCTTGGAGCAATTGGAGTACCTGGATTAATCATTATTTTGGTCATTGTGTTAATTGTATTTGGTCCAAAAAAATTGCCCGAAATCGGTGGAGCAGTTGGTAAAACGTTTGCAGAATTCAAAAAGTCCACTAAGGGGCTTATAGACGATGATGATGATTCAGTGAAAAAGGTCGAAAAAAAATCTGATGCTTCGTAG
- a CDS encoding GMC family oxidoreductase — MAKTLPSVDVVTVGVGWTGGIVAAECAKAGLKVVGLERGQKRGTEDYLNVHDEYRYAIRYDLMQNLSKETVSFRNDRNMKALPMRQLGSFLLGEGLGGSSTHWNGMTFRFLPYDFQIKTLTDKRYGPNKLGPDYLIQDWGLTYDQLEPYMDKFEKTAGISGDDKNTFSGKRSNPYPTGPMKKTPMLTQFEKAAKNLKLTPYMVPSANLSEVYKNPDGETINACQYCGFCERFGCEYGAKSSAEVTVVPTALKTGNFDLRYNSNVVEILKQGNKATGVRYIDTVSGEEFIQPANAVVLTSYVFNNAKLLMVSNIGERYDPTTGKGTLGRNYCYQILPGAAGFFDEQYNTFMGAGSLGVCLDDYNGDNFDHSDLDFIHGGNLALTQTGARPIGSNPTPPDTPTWGPEFKKQSIYYYTRSFGIGAQGASMPHKENYLSLDPTYKDAYGLPLVQLTYNFTDQDRALHKYISARAADIMKEMGAKTIVPNAEIKDYNIVPYQTTHNTGGTVMSLTPEQGVVNNYLQHWDVDNLFAVSAGNFAHNSGYNPTGTLGALAYRCAEGVIKYSQSGGSLV; from the coding sequence ATGGCTAAAACATTGCCGAGTGTAGACGTTGTAACAGTTGGTGTAGGTTGGACAGGTGGTATCGTTGCTGCTGAATGTGCCAAAGCTGGCCTAAAGGTGGTCGGTTTAGAGCGCGGACAAAAGCGTGGTACCGAAGATTATTTAAATGTTCATGATGAATACCGCTATGCCATACGATATGATTTAATGCAAAATTTATCCAAAGAGACGGTAAGCTTCCGTAATGATCGTAATATGAAGGCTTTGCCAATGCGCCAGCTAGGCTCCTTTTTACTTGGAGAAGGCCTTGGTGGATCAAGTACCCATTGGAATGGAATGACTTTCCGTTTCTTACCCTATGATTTTCAAATCAAAACGCTAACAGATAAACGTTATGGGCCAAACAAACTCGGTCCGGATTACCTCATTCAAGATTGGGGTTTAACATATGATCAGCTTGAACCTTATATGGATAAGTTTGAAAAAACCGCTGGTATTTCAGGGGATGACAAAAACACATTTAGTGGTAAACGTTCAAATCCTTATCCAACAGGTCCTATGAAAAAAACACCTATGCTTACGCAATTTGAAAAAGCTGCAAAAAACTTAAAGCTAACACCTTATATGGTGCCATCCGCCAACTTATCAGAGGTTTATAAAAATCCTGATGGTGAAACAATCAATGCTTGTCAATATTGTGGTTTTTGCGAACGCTTTGGTTGCGAATATGGTGCCAAATCTTCTGCAGAAGTTACGGTTGTTCCTACCGCTTTAAAGACAGGTAATTTTGATTTACGCTACAACTCGAATGTTGTCGAAATCTTAAAGCAAGGCAATAAGGCTACTGGTGTAAGATATATCGATACCGTGTCTGGAGAAGAATTCATTCAGCCCGCTAATGCTGTTGTCTTAACTAGTTATGTCTTTAATAATGCCAAGCTATTAATGGTCTCTAACATTGGAGAAAGATACGATCCTACTACTGGCAAAGGTACACTTGGTAGAAACTATTGCTATCAAATTTTACCTGGTGCTGCTGGATTCTTTGATGAACAATACAATACGTTTATGGGAGCAGGTTCTTTAGGTGTGTGTCTAGATGACTACAATGGGGATAATTTTGATCATAGTGATTTAGATTTTATTCATGGAGGAAATCTTGCCCTTACTCAGACAGGTGCCCGTCCAATTGGCTCAAATCCGACACCACCAGATACACCTACTTGGGGACCAGAATTTAAAAAGCAATCTATTTATTACTATACACGCTCCTTCGGGATTGGTGCACAGGGAGCATCTATGCCACATAAAGAAAATTATCTATCTCTGGATCCAACCTACAAGGATGCTTATGGCTTACCGTTAGTACAATTGACATACAACTTTACAGATCAGGATCGTGCGCTTCATAAATATATTTCTGCACGTGCGGCTGACATTATGAAAGAAATGGGCGCTAAAACGATTGTTCCAAATGCTGAAATTAAGGATTACAATATCGTTCCTTACCAAACAACGCATAACACGGGTGGAACAGTGATGAGTTTAACTCCAGAACAAGGCGTCGTGAATAATTATCTACAACACTGGGATGTTGATAATCTTTTCGCAGTGAGTGCTGGTAACTTTGCACATAATAGTGGGTACAATCCAACAGGCACATTAGGAGCACTTGCATACCGCTGTGCGGAAGGGGTTATAAAATATAGTCAATCTGGCGGTTCTTTAGTGTAA
- a CDS encoding gluconate 2-dehydrogenase subunit 3 family protein, with protein sequence MSSDKNNVSRRDFLKTTGIAAGTLVGGGLIGGLVGYNIHGKGTSTLEHGGHGTTNEATGSPKAKMFFRNERDFSILSNATERIFPEDDLGPGAIGLDVPYFIDHQLAGNYGSNSKEYMQGPFDVGAPTQGYQSRLTRAEIFRQGIQTMEDEAQKRYKKSFNDLDGKQMDEILTAFQKGDIEMVGVTSAFFFTLLRAATLEGAYSDPMYGGNRNMDGWRMKGFPGHQMAYITQIEDTKFQKIEPNPLGNH encoded by the coding sequence ATGAGTTCAGACAAAAACAATGTTTCGCGTCGAGACTTTTTGAAAACAACAGGTATTGCTGCTGGTACATTAGTCGGTGGTGGATTAATAGGAGGGCTAGTAGGTTACAACATCCATGGTAAAGGAACTTCTACTCTGGAGCATGGTGGGCATGGAACAACAAATGAGGCTACTGGTTCACCAAAGGCTAAGATGTTTTTTAGAAATGAAAGAGATTTTAGTATCTTATCAAATGCTACAGAACGCATCTTCCCAGAAGATGATTTAGGGCCAGGTGCTATAGGCTTGGATGTTCCCTATTTTATCGATCATCAACTTGCAGGTAATTATGGAAGTAACTCTAAAGAGTATATGCAAGGGCCATTTGACGTAGGTGCCCCTACACAAGGTTATCAAAGTCGCCTAACAAGAGCAGAGATTTTTAGACAGGGCATTCAAACGATGGAGGATGAAGCTCAAAAGCGATATAAAAAAAGCTTTAATGATTTAGATGGAAAACAAATGGATGAAATTTTAACAGCCTTTCAAAAGGGTGACATAGAAATGGTCGGAGTTACATCTGCATTCTTCTTTACACTCTTACGCGCGGCTACTTTAGAGGGTGCCTATTCCGATCCAATGTATGGAGGAAATCGTAATATGGATGGCTGGCGTATGAAGGGCTTCCCTGGCCACCAAATGGCTTATATTACACAAATAGAAGATACAAAGTTCCAAAAAATTGAGCCTAATCCATTAGGCAACCATTAA
- a CDS encoding methyl-accepting chemotaxis protein — MIKGMWIKGIGGKLVVAIIALVFVTCGTLGLSTWINSTKAMNEQVESNLVSRAEDVSKYIEEHFQLTLVEVEAIAEQEAVRSMDFAKQKQYLSKRLANNENYLGFGIIKADGVAHYLDDTTAELGDRDYVKEGFTGKSVMSDITISRVTGEPVILIVSPINTVTGEQALLLARIDGYYLSNIVEGIKVGDNGYAFMLDAKGTIIGHNNHTYVKEQNNPIEEAEETGVMTGRALAAKEMIANKSGYFSFKTEDTGTSLMGFHTLNNGWKMGVIALENEMFTGLSKLKTNFIVTTIIVSILGLFISFAISRSVSRPLRHVLRISEGLSEGDFTQEIPEKYLKRIDEMGTMSRALNRMTDNMREMIAKVSHEATAVNDASCDLMGDVIAVTKHSEQIAGAISEVDRGAQSQTSMAEESASAMEQMALGIQNVAEVASTIASNTEFISQKISESNDAVQQSICRMSEIQQGTTAELTIIHKLEKESEEISLISKMITDISDQTNLLALNASIEAARAGDAGKGFAVVADEVRKLSEQTAESATKINVLIQRVQSYTLEVVKAAESGEHNVERGLASIEAVGNRFEEMIRAVGEIAGQIEEMNASAEQMSANTEEVSASMEEMAATAHAASDYVHEVTASTTEQIKTVTTMNNQTEKLSEMAKRLYGAIQKFKY; from the coding sequence GTGATAAAAGGAATGTGGATAAAAGGTATTGGTGGTAAATTAGTCGTTGCGATCATAGCGCTTGTGTTTGTAACATGTGGTACGCTTGGTCTATCCACCTGGATAAATAGTACGAAGGCAATGAATGAACAAGTGGAATCCAATTTGGTATCCAGAGCAGAGGATGTTTCAAAATACATAGAAGAACACTTCCAGCTAACATTGGTAGAAGTTGAGGCAATTGCTGAGCAAGAGGCAGTTCGTAGTATGGACTTTGCAAAACAAAAACAATATTTGTCAAAGCGTCTTGCTAATAATGAAAATTATTTAGGATTTGGCATTATTAAAGCAGATGGGGTTGCCCATTATTTAGATGATACAACCGCAGAATTAGGTGATCGTGATTATGTAAAAGAAGGCTTTACAGGTAAGTCAGTTATGTCTGACATAACAATTAGCCGTGTAACGGGTGAACCAGTCATTTTAATCGTTTCACCAATTAATACTGTCACAGGCGAGCAAGCTTTATTATTAGCTCGTATTGATGGCTATTATTTATCCAATATTGTAGAGGGCATTAAAGTTGGAGACAATGGATATGCATTTATGCTCGATGCCAAAGGGACTATCATTGGTCATAATAATCATACCTATGTGAAGGAGCAGAACAATCCCATCGAAGAAGCCGAGGAAACGGGTGTCATGACAGGCAGAGCATTAGCTGCAAAAGAAATGATTGCTAATAAAAGCGGCTACTTTTCGTTTAAAACAGAAGATACAGGAACAAGCTTAATGGGCTTCCATACGCTTAATAACGGTTGGAAAATGGGAGTTATTGCTTTAGAAAACGAGATGTTTACAGGACTATCTAAGCTAAAGACGAACTTTATTGTCACAACCATTATTGTTTCGATACTGGGCCTTTTCATTTCTTTTGCTATTTCGCGTTCTGTCAGTAGACCACTCCGTCACGTGCTGCGTATAAGTGAAGGCTTATCAGAAGGTGACTTTACACAAGAGATTCCTGAGAAATATTTGAAACGAATTGATGAAATGGGGACAATGTCACGTGCATTAAATCGCATGACTGATAATATGCGAGAAATGATAGCGAAAGTGAGCCATGAAGCGACCGCAGTGAACGATGCCTCATGTGATTTAATGGGAGATGTAATTGCAGTCACAAAACATTCTGAGCAAATAGCTGGTGCAATTAGTGAAGTAGACAGAGGGGCACAGAGTCAAACCTCTATGGCAGAAGAAAGTGCCTCAGCTATGGAACAAATGGCGCTTGGCATACAAAATGTTGCGGAAGTTGCTTCAACAATTGCTTCTAATACAGAATTTATTTCCCAGAAAATTAGTGAAAGTAACGATGCAGTGCAGCAATCTATTTGTCGTATGAGTGAGATTCAGCAAGGTACGACAGCTGAGCTAACCATTATTCACAAACTAGAAAAGGAGTCAGAGGAAATTAGCTTAATTTCTAAAATGATTACCGATATTTCTGATCAAACCAATTTATTGGCACTAAATGCTTCTATTGAGGCTGCTCGTGCAGGAGATGCTGGTAAAGGTTTTGCTGTTGTTGCCGATGAAGTTCGTAAGCTATCAGAGCAAACAGCAGAATCTGCTACTAAAATTAATGTGTTAATTCAACGAGTTCAATCCTACACATTAGAAGTAGTAAAGGCTGCAGAATCTGGTGAGCATAACGTGGAACGTGGATTAGCTTCAATCGAGGCAGTAGGAAATCGCTTCGAGGAAATGATACGAGCAGTTGGAGAAATAGCAGGCCAAATTGAAGAAATGAATGCTTCAGCTGAACAAATGTCTGCAAATACTGAAGAAGTTTCAGCCTCTATGGAAGAAATGGCAGCTACAGCACATGCGGCTAGTGACTATGTGCATGAGGTAACAGCTTCCACAACGGAACAGATAAAAACAGTCACAACGATGAATAATCAAACCGAGAAGTTATCAGAAATGGCAAAACGTTTATATGGAGCCATTCAAAAATTTAAATATTAA
- a CDS encoding alanyl-tRNA editing protein, giving the protein MKELLYYQDVMLREFEATIVSKGTDEVGRHYVVLSNTAFYPTGGGQPHDTGTLDAIEVLDVEKINDEIRHYIQGDPSTLDGVVHGKLNWARRFDHMQQHAGQHILTAAFVELFNAQTVSFHLGSEHVTIDIATDTLTEQQLAAAEARANDIILENRPIQTTWITENELANYNLRKEVAVTGDIRLVIIPDFDYNGCGGTHPVSTGQVTAIKILGTEKMKGNVRVSFVCGQRVLSELAMRKEVLADVARQLSVPEVEAATALSKILVSQKNTEKALAAAKEELLAYEVKALVAGNEDVVAAAFNQRTMQELQKIARIIVIDNPDVTALLASENEGKLQFVAAKGKNVAKSMKVIAEKVLPLINGKGGGSDQMVQGGGECTISKEELLEVLQNAESHY; this is encoded by the coding sequence TTGAAAGAGCTATTATATTACCAAGACGTTATGTTACGTGAGTTTGAAGCTACGATTGTCAGTAAGGGGACTGATGAAGTTGGTCGTCATTATGTTGTGCTATCTAATACTGCATTCTATCCAACAGGTGGTGGACAACCTCATGACACAGGTACATTGGATGCTATTGAGGTCTTAGATGTCGAGAAAATTAACGATGAGATTCGTCATTATATTCAAGGTGACCCGTCGACTTTAGACGGTGTCGTCCATGGCAAATTAAATTGGGCTAGACGATTTGATCATATGCAGCAGCATGCTGGTCAACATATTTTAACAGCTGCATTTGTTGAACTTTTCAATGCACAGACTGTAAGTTTTCACCTAGGAAGTGAGCATGTCACGATAGATATTGCTACCGATACACTAACAGAACAACAGTTAGCAGCAGCGGAAGCAAGAGCAAATGATATCATTTTAGAAAACCGTCCAATTCAAACGACTTGGATTACAGAAAATGAGCTTGCCAACTATAATCTTCGCAAAGAAGTCGCTGTGACAGGAGATATTCGGCTTGTAATCATCCCTGATTTTGACTATAACGGCTGTGGTGGAACACATCCTGTATCTACTGGGCAAGTTACTGCCATTAAAATTCTTGGCACCGAGAAAATGAAGGGCAATGTACGCGTCTCTTTTGTTTGTGGGCAACGTGTCTTATCCGAGCTTGCTATGCGTAAAGAGGTTTTAGCTGATGTAGCTCGTCAATTAAGTGTACCAGAGGTCGAAGCTGCTACAGCACTTTCTAAAATTCTAGTCTCTCAAAAAAATACTGAAAAAGCACTTGCTGCCGCAAAAGAGGAATTACTAGCGTACGAAGTAAAAGCACTTGTTGCTGGGAACGAGGATGTAGTTGCAGCAGCCTTTAACCAACGAACAATGCAGGAATTGCAAAAAATAGCTCGTATTATTGTCATCGATAATCCAGATGTTACGGCCCTTCTTGCTTCAGAAAATGAAGGCAAATTGCAGTTCGTAGCAGCAAAAGGGAAAAATGTTGCAAAAAGCATGAAAGTCATTGCCGAAAAAGTACTACCACTTATTAATGGTAAGGGTGGCGGAAGTGACCAAATGGTACAAGGCGGTGGAGAATGTACAATTTCTAAAGAAGAGCTACTAGAAGTATTGCAAAACGCTGAATCCCACTATTAA
- a CDS encoding DUF6509 family protein — protein sequence MEITQFSMEEILDPTNIIEGKRYEFILDVEIDEDDELYHEAGIEIRVLIGEKGEEPFILNYFIMEKAEGEYLDFALEDEELEEILTFCKEEMAKA from the coding sequence ATGGAAATTACACAATTCTCAATGGAAGAAATTTTAGACCCAACAAATATTATTGAAGGTAAGCGTTACGAATTTATTTTAGATGTAGAAATCGATGAGGATGATGAGCTATATCACGAAGCGGGTATAGAAATTCGTGTACTGATTGGTGAGAAGGGCGAGGAGCCATTTATTTTAAACTATTTCATCATGGAAAAAGCAGAGGGTGAATATTTAGATTTCGCATTAGAGGATGAAGAGCTAGAGGAAATTTTAACATTCTGTAAGGAAGAAATGGCAAAAGCATAA
- a CDS encoding VanZ family protein: protein MSTYTESIFIAFFITIILSFVLFIPWLIYTYRKYGYLSMSKTIIMLSFIFYFLSALCLVLLPFPSTRDTCSLQPADTIHSNLRLFQFVEDILKDSGVVMTNPSTWLAITKQQAFYQAFFNFLLLMPFGVYLRYFLKERRYWKRAFIISFLLTLFYEITQRTGIYGIFNCAYRLFDVDDLLLNSVGALLGFFLAPIVWALFPSHEEVEAKAAEMEKRDIVKPISILLALVIDLSIAQMIWLIIGALTGYNGTFEFLVKITLYMLLFGVMPSMLDGATLGMKVMRFTMVNKNGKSIVRQSWRRCVAIIATACLFEAITTIGGIQLNIDSPFYVLQIIISLFAATAGFILTMIIAIHVLRVIVSGGKRRLYIDQYADLMATRKT from the coding sequence ATGTCAACTTACACAGAATCCATTTTCATAGCATTTTTTATTACTATTATTTTATCATTTGTACTTTTCATTCCATGGCTAATTTATACGTATCGCAAATATGGTTACTTATCGATGTCTAAAACTATTATTATGTTGTCATTTATCTTTTACTTTTTATCCGCACTATGTTTAGTATTACTACCATTTCCATCTACAAGAGATACATGCTCACTGCAGCCTGCAGATACCATTCATTCCAATTTACGATTATTCCAATTTGTTGAAGATATTTTAAAGGACAGTGGAGTTGTCATGACAAATCCGTCTACATGGCTTGCAATCACAAAACAGCAGGCATTTTATCAAGCTTTCTTTAATTTTTTATTACTGATGCCATTTGGCGTATACTTACGATATTTTCTTAAAGAAAGAAGGTACTGGAAACGTGCATTTATCATTAGCTTTTTGCTAACATTGTTTTATGAGATCACACAAAGAACAGGTATTTATGGCATTTTTAATTGTGCCTACCGTCTCTTTGATGTTGATGATTTATTACTAAACAGTGTAGGCGCGTTACTGGGGTTCTTTTTAGCACCAATTGTATGGGCATTATTCCCTTCTCATGAAGAAGTTGAGGCTAAAGCGGCTGAAATGGAAAAAAGAGATATTGTTAAACCTATTTCTATTTTGCTGGCACTCGTTATTGATTTATCCATTGCACAAATGATTTGGCTCATAATTGGTGCTCTGACAGGATATAATGGAACTTTTGAGTTTTTAGTAAAAATAACGCTGTACATGTTACTTTTTGGTGTGATGCCAAGCATGCTAGATGGTGCAACACTCGGTATGAAGGTAATGCGTTTTACAATGGTTAATAAGAATGGAAAAAGTATTGTAAGGCAATCGTGGCGTCGCTGTGTTGCAATTATCGCTACGGCTTGTCTATTTGAGGCCATTACAACGATTGGTGGTATTCAATTAAATATCGATTCACCATTTTATGTTCTGCAAATTATCATTTCTCTCTTTGCAGCAACAGCAGGTTTTATACTAACAATGATTATAGCCATCCATGTCCTACGCGTCATTGTAAGTGGTGGAAAACGACGTTTATATATCGATCAATACGCAGATTTAATGGCAACAAGGAAAACATAA